In Osmia bicornis bicornis chromosome 1, iOsmBic2.1, whole genome shotgun sequence, the following proteins share a genomic window:
- the LOC114883152 gene encoding mediator of RNA polymerase II transcription subunit 13 isoform X6: protein MRYPSCYVLVTDMDDTPPDAPLSPPNSPASCEHPLLGQQELRAATELPERVWAECTLSSPISASKTESSTEPGTWTYIDPTQKSSCTCSKYTTPGGWKSLASSQVQRERVDKGGRRVVPFHRRSTTQWDACPSVPANAPRSVLNRTEAPSTPPGGPPSYSRGPPTGGDCLPVPSVGSPGSPAPSPLPTPHSEPASVPPAEPTMPTLSPQPPPSHPNTAPPLTPSQGPKSTSSACNNQVHSPAPGPTLKRPVLASRECEDIYLENEQSLPWLYDYSTQEAWLNHPVKRFKESNNSPVNVRSNTLYPPMNSQAPQSQTPKLEIKQEPNVGVGDCIGRRSDPYEFDATGEENGTNVDGLRRQREDPTKPGSLYTSEGLQASYKDLDQIFDNSDPDTSSDETNMNQPQVQTPPESNRSSGLHEETRVDANNRHNNRGVGVLRPEELSKMFPTPPSLEHNPVASPCPLSDPLMDQTELSVPQRPLRHLPDIYPNMGSPQEEPIDDWSYVFKPAAICKMVGSSKYAPLTNLPSQSLPPVTLPSHCVYRPSWQCNPTSNNTDKPLPPTRPGSVQQQPPPSPAPLGAPYRSATITGRPPPPPYDQPSPATSTTSSYLNKNLNSIEADTPGPARAPESNSLIVNILLGDTALNIFRDHNFDSCSLCVCNAGPKVVGNIKGADAGVYLTHSWSAGALYQDDDQIRCSCGFSAVVNRRLAHKAGLFFEDEMEITGIAEDPSEKKKASLVAVACGGGKTSEGLDAIPPNVLELLREQCLIVQSSASSLYRASRIYAAMKSYPMLAPTVNTLEFNDGNEVSLAALDQGKIDGTHNERTNRVNGVHRWVFLRAKGPQCSGDIVRMMRALQPLLQDAVQKKCTTRMWEAPYTVAGPLTWRQFHRLAGRGTDDRCEPQPIPALVVGYDRDWLSLSPYALSYWEKLLLEPYAGPRDVAYVVVAPDSDCVVNKVKSFFRELSTTYEICRLGRHTPISKALRDGILRVGKSSVQKQTKQPIDDWFKLLGENQLGELLRLYAQVCNHRLAPYLTQVIQDRSLLDPGDSQAINKQQQQQTIPVTDTMPATPDVMTTKPESVEGENPRSETPSSNTATNTNSNTGNTTPTSQTATIPTNTTSGPDEEEVEPPAVVVYLVEPFSLGGPEDPDRRRLAILALLRAYSAAVNSMPENIRSNINVQLISLESIMELGRARERRKIQDEMRALALNVFLQGRRLLNHNSTVKSLTGFGTAAAADLFLKSKDSCRNTVATIHQERNRAPYRLYAPAYVLAPLRAKSEAPESFGIAGPEECAVLYLSYCLSEDQSWLLAVATDDRGEIFETATINIDIPNRKRRKRASARRIGLQKLMDFILGVMSQGVSVQPWRLVVGRVGRIGHGELKGWSWLLSRKALLKASKHLKEICGQCSLLYPSAAPCVLSACLVSLEPDSTLRLMADQFTPDERFSQASVNCQLSTPQDVTCTHILVFPTSATTQSSQTAFQEQHINGPELGDDELFSALNDDMPEGIEGMGDFNDIFSVWPEAGAGGGQSPGGSPHRPEGSPLGGDGGGSGLGNHDGPGSPFPCSNTPRVAVAEQAEEVGTLLQQPLALGYLVSTAPTGRMPPWFWSACPHLEGVCPVFLKNALHLHSPAIQQNSDDLLQQQSALTAHPLDSQYTTDVLRYVLEGYNALSWLAVDANTKDRLSCLPVHVQALMQLYHAAAALV, encoded by the exons ATGCGTTATCCTTCTTGTTATGTCCTGGTCACAGATATGGACGACACTCCACCTGATGCTCCTCTTTCTCCGCCAAATAGCCCTGCTAGTTGCGAACACCCTCTCTTAGGTCAGCAAGAATTGCGAGCAGCTACCGAATTACCAGAACGCGTATGGGCTGAATGTACTTTGAGTTCGCCGATCTCTGCTTCCAAGACAGAATCTTCCACAGAGCCTGGAACCTGGACGTACATCGATCCAACGCAAAAGTCTTCCTGTACCTGTTCCAA GTATACGACCCCCGGGGGTTGGAAGAGCCTGGCCTCCTCTCAGGTTCAGAGGGAGAGAGTAGATAAAGGTGGACGGAGGGTCGTACCGTTTCATCGACGCTCTACCACCCAGTGGGATGCTTGCCCCTCTGTCCCTGCTAATGCCCCCAG GTCTGTGTTGAACAGAACAGAAGCGCCAAGTACACCGCCGGGAGGGCCTCCTTCTTATTCGAGGGGACCACCAACAGGAGGAGATTGTCTACCAGTACCATCGGTTGGCTCGCCAGGTTCCCCAGCACCTTCGCCTCTTCCAACTCCACATTCCGAGCCAGCATCGGTTCCACCAGCAGAGCCAACAATGCCTACTCTCAGTCCTCAACCACCACCCAGTCACCCAAATACTGCCCCACCGTTAACACCATCTCAAGGGCCAAAGTCAACCTCTTCTGCATGCAATAACCAAGTACATAGTCCAGCACCTGGACCAACATTAAAACGACCAGTTTTAGCCTCTAGAGAATGTGAGGATATATATTTAGAAAACGAACAGTCGTTACCTTGGCTATACGATTATTCGACGCAAGAAGCATGGCTCAATCATCCTGTGAAACGTTTTAAGGAATCGAATAACAGTCCGGTTAACGTGCGGAGTAACACATTGTATCCACCGATGAATTCTCAGGCTCCACAATCTCAGACTccaaaattagaaattaagcAAGAACCAAATGTCGGTGTT GGAGATTGCATTGGAAGAAGATCGGATCCTTACGAGTTTGACGCGACAGGTGAAGAAAACGGTACAAACGTCGATGGACTTAGACGGCAAAGGGAGGATCCTACCAAGCCGGGATCTTTATATACCAGCGAAGGTCTTCAGGCATCCTATAAAGACTTAGACCAAATTTTTGACAATTCCGATCCTGATACTTCTAGCGACGAAACT AACATGAACCAGCCTCAAGTACAAACCCCGCCGGAGTCGAATAGATCCAGTGGATTACACGAAGAAACTAGAGTAGACGCGAACAACAGACACAATAACAGAGGTGTAGGAGTGTTAAGACCAGAAGAACTTTCAAAAATGTTTCCTACACCACCGTCACTCGAGCATAATCCGGTTGCTTCGCCTTGCCCGTTAAGCGACCCATTGATGGACCAGACGGAACTTTCTGTACCTCAACGACCACTCAGGCATCTCCCTGACATCTATCCAAACATGGGATCCCCTCAAGAAGAGCCAATCGACGATTGGTCGTACGTGTTCAAACCGGCGGCGATCTGTAAAATGGTTGGTTCTTCCAAGTATGCTCCTTTAACAAATTTACCCAGCCAATCTTTACCGCCCGTTACACTGCCGTCGCACTGCGTGTACAGACCTTCTTGGCAGTGCAATCCTACTTCCAACAATACAGATAAACCGCTACCGCCAACCAGACCTGGCTCGGTTCAGCAACAACCACCGCCAAGCCCGGCGCCATTAGGAGCGCCGTATCGCTCGGCGACCATCACCGGACGACCACCGCCGCCGCCGTACGACCAACCGAGTCCTGCAACCTCGACCACTTCGTCGTATTTGAACAAAAACCTGAACAGTATTGAGGCGGACACGCCGGGGCCCGCACGTGCACCGGAATCGAACTCTCTTATAGTGAATATCCTATTGGGCGATACAGCGCTCAACATTTTTCGCGACCACAATTTCGACAGTTGCAGCCTTTGCGTGTGTAACGCGGGTCCTAAAGTCGTCGGGAACATCAAAGGCGCTGATGCCGGGGTGTATCTGACCCACTCGTGGTCGGCCGGTGCTTTGTACCAGGACGACGATCAGATCAGATGCAGCTGCGGATTTAGCGCGGTTGTGAATCGACGGTTGGCACACAAAGCTGGTCTCTTCTTCGAGGACGAGATGGAGATCACCGGGATCGCCGAGGATCCCTCGGAGAAGAAGAAAGCGTCGTTGGTAGCTGTCGCGTGCGGTGGTGGGAAAACATCGGAAGGTTTAGACGCGATACCGCCTAACGTGTTAGAATTACTCAGAGAACAATGTCTGATCGTGCAGAGTTCCGCGAGCAGCCTGTACAGAGCGTCTAGGATCTACGCGGCGATGAAGAGTTACCCGATGCTCGCGCCAACAGTGAATACCCTCGAGTTCAACGACGGGAACGAAGTGTCGTTGGCGGCCCTCGATCAGGGTAAAATCGACGGTACCCATAACGAGAGGACTAATCGCGTGAACGGTGTGCATCGATGGGTGTTCCTCAGAGCTAAAGGTCCTCAGTGTAGTGGTGATATCGTAAGAATGATGAGGGCTCTGCAACCTCTGTTGCAAGACGCTGTACAGAAGAAATGTACCACGCGTATGTGGGAGGCACCGTACACCGTTGCGGGTCCTCTTACCTGGAGGCAGTTCCATCGTTTAGCCGGACGCGGTACCGACGATCGCTGCGAACCTCAACCGATACCCGCGTTGGTTGTCGGTTACGATCGCGACTGGCTATCCTTGTCTCCTTACGCGTTGAGCTATTGGGAAAAATTACTTCTGGAACCATACGCCGGGCCCAGGGACGTCGCCTACGTGGTCGTCGCTCCGGACAGCGACTGTGTCGTCAATAAAGTGAAATCGTTTTTCCGTGAACTATCAACCACGTACGAA ATCTGTCGGCTAGGAAGGCATACACCTATCTCGAAAGCACTGCGCGATGGCATTCTTCGCGTAGGGAAATCATCCGTGCAGAAGCAAACAAAACAACCTATAGACGACTGGTTTAAACTTTTAGGAGAGAATCAATTGGGAGAACTGTTGCGATTATACGCTCAAGTCTGTAATCATCGATTAGCCCCGTATTTAACGCAAGTTATACAAGATCGAAGTTTGTTAGATCCTGGAGATTCGCAGGCGATCAAtaagcaacaacaacagcaaacTATACCTGTTACCGACACGATGCCTGCCACGCCTGACGTAATGACCACCAAACCTGAATCTGTTG AGGGAGAAAATCCCAGAAGCGAAACTCCATCGTCGAACACCGCAACAAATACAAATTCTAATACCGGTAATACGACACCAACTTCTCAAACTGCCACGATACCCACTAATACCACGTCGGGTCCAGACGAAGAGGAAGTCGAACCTCCGGCTGTCGTTGTTTATCTAGTAGAACCGTTCTCCCTAGGAGGCCCCGAAGATCCTGATCGTCGAAGACTCGCAATTCTAGCATTGTTACGTGCATACTCGGCCGCGGTCAATAGTATGCCTGAAAACATTAGGTCGAATATCAACGTTCAG TTAATATCCTTGGAAAGTATAATGGAGTTAGGGCGAGCTAGGGAAAGGCGCAAGATACAGGACGAGATGAGAGCCTTAGCTTTAAACGTGTTTCTGCAGGGTCGACGATTGTTGAACCATAACTCCACGGTAAAAAGTCTAACCGGCTTTGGTACCGCTGCTGCCGCGGATCTTTTCCTTAAGAGTAAAGAC tcTTGTCGTAATACTGTTGCAACTATACATCAGGAACGGAATCGAGCACCGTACCGACTGTACGCACCCGCCTACGTGTTGGCCCCGCTACGGGCCAAGAGCGAAGCACCGGAATCGTTTGGGATCGCCGGACCGGAGGAATGCGCTGTTCTTTATCTTAGCTACTGCCTAAGTGAGGATCAATCTTGGTTACTCGCAGTCGCTACCGACGACAGAGGCGAGATATTCGAAACGGCTACCATCAACATCGACATACCGAACAGGAAGAGAAGGAAACGCGCCTCGGCCAGACGAATCGGATTGCAAAAGTTAATGGATTTCATACTTGGAGTGATGTCCCAAGGTGTAAGT gtACAACCGTGGAGGTTAGTAGTAGGTCGCGTGGGTCGGATCGGTCATGGAGAATTGAAAGGTTGGAGTTGGTTGTTATCTAGAAAAGCCCTTTTAAAAGCTTCGAAACATCTGAAGGAAATATGCGGCCAGTGTAGTCTTCTTTATCCGTCGGCGGCACCTTGCGTGCTTAGCGCCTGTTTAGTTTCCCTTGAACCAGATTCCACTCTTAGGCTGATGGCTGACCAATTCACACCCGATGAGAGATTTAGCCAGGCGTCGGTAAACTGCCAATTATCCACACCACAAGACGTTACATGTACTCATATTCTCGTCTTTCCCACATCTGCTACCACTCAG TCATCACAGACTGCATTTCAAGAGCAACACATTAACGGACCAGAATTAGGAGACGATGAACTATTCTCAGCGCTGAACGATGATATGCCCGAAGGTATAGAAGGTATGGGAGACTTCAACGATATCTTCAGTGTGTGGCCGGAGGCTGGCGCTGGTGGAGGACAGAGCCCTGGTGGTAGTCCGCATCGTCCCGAAGGATCCCCACTGGGTGGAGATGGTGGTGGATCGGGTTTAGGAAATCACGATGGTCCTGGTAGTCCGTTTCCGTGTAGCAACACACCAAGA GTAGCAGTTGCTGAACAGGCAGAGGAAGTTGGAACGCTATTACAGCAACCACTTGCTCTTGGTTATCTAGTATCTACTGCACCGACGGGACGAATGCCACCATGGTTTTGGTCAGCTTGTCCTCATCTTGAGGGTGTTTGCCCCGTGTTCTTGAAGAATGCCTTACATTTGCATAGTCCAGCAATACAGCAGAATAGTGACGATCTGTTGCAACAACAAAGTGCGCTCACTGCTCATCCATTAGACTCGCAGTATACCACCGATGTGCTCAG ATACGTACTGGAGGGATACAATGCATTATCGTGGCTCGCAGTGGATGCGAACACGAAGGATCGTCTATCCTGCTTACCAGTGCACGTGCAAGCGCTCATGCAGCTCTACCATGCGGCGGCAGCTCTCGTCTGA
- the LOC114883152 gene encoding mediator of RNA polymerase II transcription subunit 13 isoform X5: MTHPSHQTNGASLEDCHTNFFALTDLCGIKWRKLVWGEVAGGFGGTPLEDPVLSSFSRCLAGDILCVWRRVAATPATSGPATASATGAGIFDLGIAPSPAPSLSLTAAKELWIFWYGEEPDLSGLVSPELIACESEQGSWESGLSYECRSLLFKALHNLIERCLLSRDFVRLGKWFVQPYDGFEKHRCSSSHLSFSFAFFVHGESTVCASVDVRQHPAVRHLTRTCLQRTQTSQSGVKVILAPYGLAGTLTGSVGRTDSQLLEEWKHFYPINGSNVEAGLPPLVEVLVGGVRMRYPSCYVLVTDMDDTPPDAPLSPPNSPASCEHPLLGQQELRAATELPERVWAECTLSSPISASKTESSTEPGTWTYIDPTQKSSCTCSKSVLNRTEAPSTPPGGPPSYSRGPPTGGDCLPVPSVGSPGSPAPSPLPTPHSEPASVPPAEPTMPTLSPQPPPSHPNTAPPLTPSQGPKSTSSACNNQVHSPAPGPTLKRPVLASRECEDIYLENEQSLPWLYDYSTQEAWLNHPVKRFKESNNSPVNVRSNTLYPPMNSQAPQSQTPKLEIKQEPNVGVGDCIGRRSDPYEFDATGEENGTNVDGLRRQREDPTKPGSLYTSEGLQASYKDLDQIFDNSDPDTSSDETNMNQPQVQTPPESNRSSGLHEETRVDANNRHNNRGVGVLRPEELSKMFPTPPSLEHNPVASPCPLSDPLMDQTELSVPQRPLRHLPDIYPNMGSPQEEPIDDWSYVFKPAAICKMVGSSKYAPLTNLPSQSLPPVTLPSHCVYRPSWQCNPTSNNTDKPLPPTRPGSVQQQPPPSPAPLGAPYRSATITGRPPPPPYDQPSPATSTTSSYLNKNLNSIEADTPGPARAPESNSLIVNILLGDTALNIFRDHNFDSCSLCVCNAGPKVVGNIKGADAGVYLTHSWSAGALYQDDDQIRCSCGFSAVVNRRLAHKAGLFFEDEMEITGIAEDPSEKKKASLVAVACGGGKTSEGLDAIPPNVLELLREQCLIVQSSASSLYRASRIYAAMKSYPMLAPTVNTLEFNDGNEVSLAALDQGKIDGTHNERTNRVNGVHRWVFLRAKGPQCSGDIVRMMRALQPLLQDAVQKKCTTRMWEAPYTVAGPLTWRQFHRLAGRGTDDRCEPQPIPALVVGYDRDWLSLSPYALSYWEKLLLEPYAGPRDVAYVVVAPDSDCVVNKVKSFFRELSTTYEICRLGRHTPISKALRDGILRVGKSSVQKQTKQPIDDWFKLLGENQLGELLRLYAQVCNHRLAPYLTQVIQDRSLLDPGDSQAINKQQQQQTIPVTDTMPATPDVMTTKPESVEGENPRSETPSSNTATNTNSNTGNTTPTSQTATIPTNTTSGPDEEEVEPPAVVVYLVEPFSLGGPEDPDRRRLAILALLRAYSAAVNSMPENIRSNINVQLISLESIMELGRARERRKIQDEMRALALNVFLQGRRLLNHNSTVKSLTGFGTAAAADLFLKSKDSCRNTVATIHQERNRAPYRLYAPAYVLAPLRAKSEAPESFGIAGPEECAVLYLSYCLSEDQSWLLAVATDDRGEIFETATINIDIPNRKRRKRASARRIGLQKLMDFILGVMSQGVSVQPWRLVVGRVGRIGHGELKGWSWLLSRKALLKASKHLKEICGQCSLLYPSAAPCVLSACLVSLEPDSTLRLMADQFTPDERFSQASVNCQLSTPQDVTCTHILVFPTSATTQSSQTAFQEQHINGPELGDDELFSALNDDMPEGIEGMGDFNDIFSVWPEAGAGGGQSPGGSPHRPEGSPLGGDGGGSGLGNHDGPGSPFPCSNTPRVAVAEQAEEVGTLLQQPLALGYLVSTAPTGRMPPWFWSACPHLEGVCPVFLKNALHLHSPAIQQNSDDLLQQQSALTAHPLDSQYTTDVLRYVLEGYNALSWLAVDANTKDRLSCLPVHVQALMQLYHAAAALV; this comes from the exons ACGGACCTCTGCGGCATCAAATGGAGGAAGCTCGTGTGGGGCGAAGTAGCCGGCGGTTTCGGGGGAACCCCCCTCGAGGACCCGGTGCTCTCGAGCTTCTCGCGGTGCCTCGCGGGTGACATTCTCTGCGTGTGGCGGCGTGTCGCCGCTACGCCGGCCACCTCCGGCCCGGCAACCGCCTCGGCAACCGGAGCTGGTATCTTCGACCTGGGCATCGCACCCTCGCCCGCACCTTCCCTTTCCCTCACCGCCGCGAAGGAACTCTGGATCTTCTGGTACGGCGAGGAACCCGATCTCTCCGGTCTCGTGTCACCAGAACTCATTGCGTGTG AAAGTGAACAAGGTTCTTGGGAAAGCGGATTATCATACGAGTGCCGGTCACTTCTTTTCAAGGCTCTGCATAACTTGATAGAACGGTGCTTACTATCTCGTGATTTCGTTCGCTTAGGAAAGTGGTTCGTACAACCTTATGATGGATTCGAGAAACACCGTTGCAGTAG TAGTCACTTGTCGTTCTCGTTTGCATTCTTTGTTCACGGAGAGAGCACTGTATGCGCGAGCGTGGATGTCAGGCAGCACCCTGCCGTACGGCATCTCACGAGAACTTGTTTGCAACGCACCCAAACCTCCCAATCTGGCGTTAAAG tgATTCTAGCTCCTTACGGACTAGCAGGCACGTTAACCGGTTCAGTGGGACGGACCGACAGTCAACTTCTCGAAGAATGGAAACACTTTTATCCGATCAATGGCAGTAACGTCGAGGCAGGACTACCGCCTCTGGTGGAAGTGCTAGTTGGCGGTGTTCGAATGCGTTATCCTTCTTGTTATGTCCTGGTCACAGATATGGACGACACTCCACCTGATGCTCCTCTTTCTCCGCCAAATAGCCCTGCTAGTTGCGAACACCCTCTCTTAGGTCAGCAAGAATTGCGAGCAGCTACCGAATTACCAGAACGCGTATGGGCTGAATGTACTTTGAGTTCGCCGATCTCTGCTTCCAAGACAGAATCTTCCACAGAGCCTGGAACCTGGACGTACATCGATCCAACGCAAAAGTCTTCCTGTACCTGTTCCAA GTCTGTGTTGAACAGAACAGAAGCGCCAAGTACACCGCCGGGAGGGCCTCCTTCTTATTCGAGGGGACCACCAACAGGAGGAGATTGTCTACCAGTACCATCGGTTGGCTCGCCAGGTTCCCCAGCACCTTCGCCTCTTCCAACTCCACATTCCGAGCCAGCATCGGTTCCACCAGCAGAGCCAACAATGCCTACTCTCAGTCCTCAACCACCACCCAGTCACCCAAATACTGCCCCACCGTTAACACCATCTCAAGGGCCAAAGTCAACCTCTTCTGCATGCAATAACCAAGTACATAGTCCAGCACCTGGACCAACATTAAAACGACCAGTTTTAGCCTCTAGAGAATGTGAGGATATATATTTAGAAAACGAACAGTCGTTACCTTGGCTATACGATTATTCGACGCAAGAAGCATGGCTCAATCATCCTGTGAAACGTTTTAAGGAATCGAATAACAGTCCGGTTAACGTGCGGAGTAACACATTGTATCCACCGATGAATTCTCAGGCTCCACAATCTCAGACTccaaaattagaaattaagcAAGAACCAAATGTCGGTGTT GGAGATTGCATTGGAAGAAGATCGGATCCTTACGAGTTTGACGCGACAGGTGAAGAAAACGGTACAAACGTCGATGGACTTAGACGGCAAAGGGAGGATCCTACCAAGCCGGGATCTTTATATACCAGCGAAGGTCTTCAGGCATCCTATAAAGACTTAGACCAAATTTTTGACAATTCCGATCCTGATACTTCTAGCGACGAAACT AACATGAACCAGCCTCAAGTACAAACCCCGCCGGAGTCGAATAGATCCAGTGGATTACACGAAGAAACTAGAGTAGACGCGAACAACAGACACAATAACAGAGGTGTAGGAGTGTTAAGACCAGAAGAACTTTCAAAAATGTTTCCTACACCACCGTCACTCGAGCATAATCCGGTTGCTTCGCCTTGCCCGTTAAGCGACCCATTGATGGACCAGACGGAACTTTCTGTACCTCAACGACCACTCAGGCATCTCCCTGACATCTATCCAAACATGGGATCCCCTCAAGAAGAGCCAATCGACGATTGGTCGTACGTGTTCAAACCGGCGGCGATCTGTAAAATGGTTGGTTCTTCCAAGTATGCTCCTTTAACAAATTTACCCAGCCAATCTTTACCGCCCGTTACACTGCCGTCGCACTGCGTGTACAGACCTTCTTGGCAGTGCAATCCTACTTCCAACAATACAGATAAACCGCTACCGCCAACCAGACCTGGCTCGGTTCAGCAACAACCACCGCCAAGCCCGGCGCCATTAGGAGCGCCGTATCGCTCGGCGACCATCACCGGACGACCACCGCCGCCGCCGTACGACCAACCGAGTCCTGCAACCTCGACCACTTCGTCGTATTTGAACAAAAACCTGAACAGTATTGAGGCGGACACGCCGGGGCCCGCACGTGCACCGGAATCGAACTCTCTTATAGTGAATATCCTATTGGGCGATACAGCGCTCAACATTTTTCGCGACCACAATTTCGACAGTTGCAGCCTTTGCGTGTGTAACGCGGGTCCTAAAGTCGTCGGGAACATCAAAGGCGCTGATGCCGGGGTGTATCTGACCCACTCGTGGTCGGCCGGTGCTTTGTACCAGGACGACGATCAGATCAGATGCAGCTGCGGATTTAGCGCGGTTGTGAATCGACGGTTGGCACACAAAGCTGGTCTCTTCTTCGAGGACGAGATGGAGATCACCGGGATCGCCGAGGATCCCTCGGAGAAGAAGAAAGCGTCGTTGGTAGCTGTCGCGTGCGGTGGTGGGAAAACATCGGAAGGTTTAGACGCGATACCGCCTAACGTGTTAGAATTACTCAGAGAACAATGTCTGATCGTGCAGAGTTCCGCGAGCAGCCTGTACAGAGCGTCTAGGATCTACGCGGCGATGAAGAGTTACCCGATGCTCGCGCCAACAGTGAATACCCTCGAGTTCAACGACGGGAACGAAGTGTCGTTGGCGGCCCTCGATCAGGGTAAAATCGACGGTACCCATAACGAGAGGACTAATCGCGTGAACGGTGTGCATCGATGGGTGTTCCTCAGAGCTAAAGGTCCTCAGTGTAGTGGTGATATCGTAAGAATGATGAGGGCTCTGCAACCTCTGTTGCAAGACGCTGTACAGAAGAAATGTACCACGCGTATGTGGGAGGCACCGTACACCGTTGCGGGTCCTCTTACCTGGAGGCAGTTCCATCGTTTAGCCGGACGCGGTACCGACGATCGCTGCGAACCTCAACCGATACCCGCGTTGGTTGTCGGTTACGATCGCGACTGGCTATCCTTGTCTCCTTACGCGTTGAGCTATTGGGAAAAATTACTTCTGGAACCATACGCCGGGCCCAGGGACGTCGCCTACGTGGTCGTCGCTCCGGACAGCGACTGTGTCGTCAATAAAGTGAAATCGTTTTTCCGTGAACTATCAACCACGTACGAA ATCTGTCGGCTAGGAAGGCATACACCTATCTCGAAAGCACTGCGCGATGGCATTCTTCGCGTAGGGAAATCATCCGTGCAGAAGCAAACAAAACAACCTATAGACGACTGGTTTAAACTTTTAGGAGAGAATCAATTGGGAGAACTGTTGCGATTATACGCTCAAGTCTGTAATCATCGATTAGCCCCGTATTTAACGCAAGTTATACAAGATCGAAGTTTGTTAGATCCTGGAGATTCGCAGGCGATCAAtaagcaacaacaacagcaaacTATACCTGTTACCGACACGATGCCTGCCACGCCTGACGTAATGACCACCAAACCTGAATCTGTTG AGGGAGAAAATCCCAGAAGCGAAACTCCATCGTCGAACACCGCAACAAATACAAATTCTAATACCGGTAATACGACACCAACTTCTCAAACTGCCACGATACCCACTAATACCACGTCGGGTCCAGACGAAGAGGAAGTCGAACCTCCGGCTGTCGTTGTTTATCTAGTAGAACCGTTCTCCCTAGGAGGCCCCGAAGATCCTGATCGTCGAAGACTCGCAATTCTAGCATTGTTACGTGCATACTCGGCCGCGGTCAATAGTATGCCTGAAAACATTAGGTCGAATATCAACGTTCAG TTAATATCCTTGGAAAGTATAATGGAGTTAGGGCGAGCTAGGGAAAGGCGCAAGATACAGGACGAGATGAGAGCCTTAGCTTTAAACGTGTTTCTGCAGGGTCGACGATTGTTGAACCATAACTCCACGGTAAAAAGTCTAACCGGCTTTGGTACCGCTGCTGCCGCGGATCTTTTCCTTAAGAGTAAAGAC tcTTGTCGTAATACTGTTGCAACTATACATCAGGAACGGAATCGAGCACCGTACCGACTGTACGCACCCGCCTACGTGTTGGCCCCGCTACGGGCCAAGAGCGAAGCACCGGAATCGTTTGGGATCGCCGGACCGGAGGAATGCGCTGTTCTTTATCTTAGCTACTGCCTAAGTGAGGATCAATCTTGGTTACTCGCAGTCGCTACCGACGACAGAGGCGAGATATTCGAAACGGCTACCATCAACATCGACATACCGAACAGGAAGAGAAGGAAACGCGCCTCGGCCAGACGAATCGGATTGCAAAAGTTAATGGATTTCATACTTGGAGTGATGTCCCAAGGTGTAAGT gtACAACCGTGGAGGTTAGTAGTAGGTCGCGTGGGTCGGATCGGTCATGGAGAATTGAAAGGTTGGAGTTGGTTGTTATCTAGAAAAGCCCTTTTAAAAGCTTCGAAACATCTGAAGGAAATATGCGGCCAGTGTAGTCTTCTTTATCCGTCGGCGGCACCTTGCGTGCTTAGCGCCTGTTTAGTTTCCCTTGAACCAGATTCCACTCTTAGGCTGATGGCTGACCAATTCACACCCGATGAGAGATTTAGCCAGGCGTCGGTAAACTGCCAATTATCCACACCACAAGACGTTACATGTACTCATATTCTCGTCTTTCCCACATCTGCTACCACTCAG TCATCACAGACTGCATTTCAAGAGCAACACATTAACGGACCAGAATTAGGAGACGATGAACTATTCTCAGCGCTGAACGATGATATGCCCGAAGGTATAGAAGGTATGGGAGACTTCAACGATATCTTCAGTGTGTGGCCGGAGGCTGGCGCTGGTGGAGGACAGAGCCCTGGTGGTAGTCCGCATCGTCCCGAAGGATCCCCACTGGGTGGAGATGGTGGTGGATCGGGTTTAGGAAATCACGATGGTCCTGGTAGTCCGTTTCCGTGTAGCAACACACCAAGA GTAGCAGTTGCTGAACAGGCAGAGGAAGTTGGAACGCTATTACAGCAACCACTTGCTCTTGGTTATCTAGTATCTACTGCACCGACGGGACGAATGCCACCATGGTTTTGGTCAGCTTGTCCTCATCTTGAGGGTGTTTGCCCCGTGTTCTTGAAGAATGCCTTACATTTGCATAGTCCAGCAATACAGCAGAATAGTGACGATCTGTTGCAACAACAAAGTGCGCTCACTGCTCATCCATTAGACTCGCAGTATACCACCGATGTGCTCAG ATACGTACTGGAGGGATACAATGCATTATCGTGGCTCGCAGTGGATGCGAACACGAAGGATCGTCTATCCTGCTTACCAGTGCACGTGCAAGCGCTCATGCAGCTCTACCATGCGGCGGCAGCTCTCGTCTGA